Sequence from the Fulvivirga ligni genome:
GTACCCGCCACCTCTGAGGTAGAAACCACGTACTCTTTCTTCACCATAAGAAGGGATGATAATACCTGAAGAAGCTTCATTTTTAGCCGGGAACATCCCGAATATAAAACCCAAGGGTGTTGGTACGTCATTTATTTCCAGATTAAATGGCCCGGCAACTATCTTGTCATCAGGAATGGCTTTAGTTTTTCTGGCTCTGATTCGGTAATGCGGGTGGGCCAGGTCACATGTAGTATAAGTGTTGTCAATACTAAAAAGCTCATTCTCAGAGTTTTTAAATACAGTTTTTCCGTGTAGATATCCTTCGCCCTGCTGGGTGACTACTTCAGTGATTTTCGCGTTACCAGTTTTAAAGTTATAAATAATGTCTTTGGTCTCGTAAGTTTCGGCACCATTTTGAAAGATAGGATAGCCAACTTTTCTACCTAACGAGTCAAGCTTACCGTGTGCAGTTAGCGTTTGTTTGTTGTAATCAATTTCAATTTCATCGGCCTCTAGTTTGATGTTTCCATAATCAATTTTCGCATCACCATAAAGCTTTACTATTTTTGTGCTGATGGAAAAATTGATAGAATCTCTGGCAGAATAATTGATTGTGGTCTGGATATCACCTTTTGGAGTCTCATTTTTTAAAGAATCCGCAACCAATACTGTACTATCGCTGTTAACGGTAGTGTCAGCATTTATTGATTTTTTACCCAAAGTCTCCGTAGGTGCATTTAAATTTTTTTCAGGAGTTTGAGCATGACATATAGAAATGAATAAACCAAAAAAGACTAAAAGTAGTGTGTACTTGGCAGAAGACAAGAATTCCAATTTGCGTAGCGTATTTTTCGGTTTTAGAGAAAAAATTACAATTTTGTGCAAAGTTATTGGAATAACTTTTAAGAAGCGAAAGATTGTGAAGAATATTGCCATAGTTTTTCTTCTGTTAGCAATAACCTTGCTAACTTCATCTACACCGATAAGAAGAACAGATTTTAAAGTAAGAACAGTAGTTATTGATGCCGGACATGGTGGTCATGATCCAGGTACTCATGGTAGTAGCACTAAGGAAAAAGACCTGGTTTTAGCCGTGGCTTTGAAGGTTGGTGGCTACATAGAAGAGTATTTGCCAGATGTAAAGGTGATCTACACCAGAGATGATGATACTTTTGTGCCACTAAAAGGAAGAGCAGAAATAGCTAATAAAAATAAAGCTGATGTTTTCATTTCTATTCACGCTAACTCATTGCCAGATAACGTAAGCGCTGATCGAAAAAGCAGAATCAGAGGCACTGAAACTTATGTAATGGGAGCTCAAAATACTGGTCGAAACCTGGAGGTAGCCAAAAGGGAAAACTCGGTAATTATGCTTGAGGAGGATTACGAAAAAACATACGGCTTCGATCCTAAGTCACCAGAGTCATACATTCTTTTTTCTCTTACGCAGTCTGCTTTTCAAGAAAAAAGTATTTACTTGGCAACACAAATTGAAAATCAATTTAAACAGAGAGCGGGTAGAAACAGTTTAGGAGTAAAACAGTCAAGTTTATATGTGTTGTGGAGTACGGCTATGCCGAGTGTATTGGTAGAAATCGGATACTTGTCTAACACCACTGAAGAAAAACAACTGAATGATGCTTCCGTTCAAGGAAATATAGCCTCTGGAATTTTTAGAGCTTTCAGAGATTATAAAAATGAAATTGAATCTTTAAACAAATAATAAGTGAAGATATCCAAAGAGTTAAAGGTTGGCGTATTTATGATGTTCTCTATCGCCATTCTTTATTTAGGTTTTAATTACCTTAAAGGAGTTGATTTTTTCTCGTCTAATTCTAAATACTACGCTGTTTATGATAATGTGGATGGATTAACACCCTCTAACCCCATTTTCATTAATGGTTTTGTGGTAGGTCGTGTAAGCAGTATAAAGCTGCTTCAGAATTATAATGATCAGGTACTGGTAGAGATGGATATTGATGGAGATATTACTTTAGGAGACTCTGCTATTGCTAAGCTGAATAGTGATTTTCTGGGTAATAAATCTATTTTGTTGAGCACAGGAAATGTAGACAAGCCATTAATGCCTGGAGATACATTAATTGCTATACTTGATAAAGGTATTGCTGACATTCTTGCAGAAAGTGCTCAGCCCGTAGCCAATAATCTGGAAGCTACCATAAAAAAAATAAACTCTATTTTAGATAACTTGAATGGAAACAGTCAGAAAATAAATAGAATGATGGACGGTTTTGAAAGAACTCCGGTTGTTTTAAATGCTACTATAGTAGAAGTAAAACAAAGGCTAGGCTCTATCAATGAAACATTTGATGAGGTAGGAAGTCAGCTGAACTCTACGCTGGCGCAAGCAGAGCCTATGCTATCTAATCTGACACAATTTAGTGATTCATTAAAAAGGCTCGAGCTGAATGAGACGGTAAGAAAGGCAAACGAAGCCGTAGGCAACCTCAATGAAGCTGTAAAGCAATTCACTCAGAATGATGGCACCCTAGGTAAGCTTATTAATGAAGACTCGCTTTATAATAATCTTAATAATACGGTTCGAAGTCTGGATGCGCTCATCATCCACTTGGATACACAACCAAAAGACTTCCTATCTCCTTTTGGTAGGAAAAAGTCAAAAATTGAAAAAAATAGAAGAGAGGCTGCTGAAGATTAGCAGCCTTTTCTATTCCTGTCTTTCTACACACAATCCCGATGGTTTTCTGATAGTTTTTGCGTTATTTTATACAAACGCTAACTATTATAATTAATGATGTACACTAAGTGCATTCAGCTTCCTCATAGGCTGTTTTTTAGCATTGGTGTGTCAGTTTATTTATCCTTATGAATATAGAATTTAATAAAAACGAAGATCATTTAAAGCAGCTTATCTACCAGCTCGAGAAGAAGGAAGAGAAGACTAAGCTGGGTGGAGGTGAGAAGAAGATTGCCAAGCAGCATGAGAAGGGAAAACTTACGGCCAGGGAGAGAATCAGCTACCTGGTAGATGAAGGGAGTGAGCCTTTAGAAATAGGTTTGCTGGCAGGAAATGATATGTACGCGGAGGTAGGTGGCTGCCCTTCAGGGGGTGTGGTCACGGTAATAGGTATGGTACAAGGCAGAACCTGTGTGATAGTGGCTAACGATGCCACTGTAAAAGCTGGTGCCTGGTTTCCTATTACTGCTAAGAAAAATATGCGAGCCCAGGAAGTGGCCATGGAAAACAGACTTCCTATCATTTATTTGGTAGACAGTGCAGGAGTGTTTCTTCCTATGCAAAACGAGATATTTCCAGACAAGGAACACTTCGGTCGTCAGTTTAGAAATAATGCGAAAATGTCTGCTATGGGCATAGTGCAGATAGCGGCCATAATGGGTAGCTGTGTAGCTGGTGGAGCTTATTTGCCTATCATGTCAGATGAGGCTATGATAGTAGATAAAACCGGATCAATATTCTTGGCAGGCTCATATCTGGTAAAGGCAGCTATAGGCGAAAGTATTGATAATGAAGCACTTGGAGGTGCTACCACTCATTGCGAAATCTCTGGCGTTACTGATAATAAATTTGATAATGATGAAGCTTGCCTGGATTATATCAAATCAATTTTTGATAAAATTGGAGACGATGAAAAGGCTGGTTTTAGCAGAGTAGAAGCGGTGGAGCCAGAAAAGCCTGAAGATATACTGGGTACGGTGCCGAAAGACAGAACTACTCCTTATGATGTGAAGGATGTGATAAAACATCTGGTTGACGGTGGTGAATATGATGAGTATAAGGGTTTGTATGGTAAAACCATTGTTTGTGCTTATGCCAGAATTGATGGCTGGGCAGTAGGCATTGTGGCTAACCAGAGAAAGGTGGTAAAAAGTAAGCAAGGTGAGATGCAGATGGGGGGTGTAATCTATTCTGATTCAGCCGATAAAGCGGCACGATTTATTATGAACTGTAATCAGCGAAAGATACCTTTGGTATTTCTGCAAGACGTTAGTGGTTTCATGGTAGGCAGTAAAGCAGAGCATGGTGGCATTATTAAAGACGGAGCTAAAATGGTAAATGCCATGGCTAACTCTACAGTGCCTAAGTTCACCATAGTAATGGGTAACTCATATGGAGCAGGTAACTACGCCATGTGTGGCAAAGCCTATGATCCTCGTCTTATTTATGCCTGGCCTACATCCCAGATAGCGGTGATGAGTGGCGCCTCGGCAGCGAAGACGCTATTGCAGATCAAAGTAGCTACATTGAAAGCTCAGGGTAAAGAAATTACTCCTGAAGAAGAAGAAACGTTACTGAAAGAAATTACAGATAAATATAATGAGGAGCTAAGCCCGTACTATGCGGCTTCCAGATTGTGGGTAGATGGTATCATCGATCCTAGAGAGACCAGAAGGGTTATATCTACTGGTATTGACGCAGCCAATCATGCTCCTGTAGAAAAGTTTAATGTTGGCGTAATACAAACATAAGTTACTGAATGAAACAAGAAGAGATAAAGGCCTTAGTATCACTTTTAGATGATGAAGATGCTGAAATTATAGCACATGTGGAACAAAAGATTATCTCACTGGGGGGGAGCATGATTCCTATGCTTGAAAATGAGTGGGAAAGCAATCTTAATCCTTCTGTGCAATCTCGCATTGAAGACCTTATTCACACTTTACAATATGATTTACTTCAGGAAAGGCTGCAAAAATGGTTTGCTCAGGATGATGGAGACTTGCTTGAAGGCATGTGGCTAGTAGCTACTTACCAATATCCCGATCTGGAGTTAACTAAGTTGAGGCAGGATTTTGAACAGATCTATTATGATGCCTGGTTGGAATTCAAGTCCGATGTGCATCCATATGATCAGGTGAAGTTGTTGAATAGTGTATTGTTTAATAAGCTCAAATTCGGAGCTAATACTAAGAACTTTCATTCGCCCAGTAATTCTATGATAAACATTGTGCTGGAATCAAGAAAAGGAAATCCTATATCTCTTTGTGTACTTTACATGCTGGTAGCCAGGAAATTAAAAATGCCGGTGTATGGTGTTAACCTGCCAAATCTTTTCATTTTAACTTATAAAAGTGAGATAGATGGGGTGGACCAGTTTTATATCAATGCTTTCAATAGAGGCCTGATCTTTTCCAAAGATGATATTGATAACTACATCCACGAACTAAGGATAAATCCACAAGACTCTTTTTATGAGCCTTGTGATAATCGTGAAATCGTATTGAGATCTTTAAGAAATTTGGTAGTGAGCTTTGATAAAATCGGGGATCACGCTAAATCTGAAGAGATCAAAACTCTGCTTGAGAGCTTGGGTGATCACGGTCATTTGGGAATATAAATTATCCCCTTTTTACCATACAGCCAATAGGTCTACCACCTTTGGTGGCAGCTTTACCTGAAAGTAAATTATCGATATTTGCTTTCAGGTATTGATCTTTTACATCAGTAGCTACTTGAGGATTATTGTCAATCGCTCCTTGGTAGAAAACAGAGAAATATCCACCATTATTCTTAAGTAAGAATACTTCAGGGCTCTTTGAAGCATGAAATGCATTCATCACACTTTGATCTTTATCAGCCAAATAGGGTACTTTTAGTCCCCAGGTAGAAATCTTGTTCGCCATTTCTGTGGCTGATTCTTTATCTTCTACATGAGAGTTGATCAATATAAATGATAGGCCTTTAGACTCGTATTCAGCTATAAGCTGAGTAATTCTGCCTTCATAGTAAACAGAGTAAGGGCATACATTGCTAGTGAAAATTACCACCACACCCTTGCTGCTTTTATAATCTGTTAATGAAGTATTGCTACCATCAGTAACATTCTTTAACGTAAAGTTGCTCACCTCCTGGCTGAAAGCTTGAAATGAACATAATGCCAATATTAGAACAATTAACTTTTTCATGACTTTAAATATTGAAAGCTAAGATATAGTTTTCTTCAACTCTATATTCCAGTTTATAGCTTTTGGTAATACCATTGACAATTATTTTGCCAAAAACTGTTCCGATAAGTTCAAGTGTAAAGGGTTCTACCCGAATATGGTCTTTAAAAGATAGGTTCTTTGAGCTGTAAATTTTGTACAAGGCTTCTTTGGCGCACCAATAAACCCCCAATTTTTCAATGCTATTATCAGCATCTTCTACTTCCTTTTCATCTAAGAATTTATGCTGTACCCTCATTAGTTTCTCCTTTTTCTGCTCCAGATCAATGCCCACATCTTCCTTTAAATCCAGTAATATGGAAACATAAGGATATGAATGTGAAAGAGAGATTTCAACACTGCTATTTTTAAGAAATGGCTTGCCATGTTCATTTTTAATTACACCATGATACGGCAGGTTCAGCTGCTCGCACATGGCCATTAAAGTAAGTCTTCCTGCCAGCCATTCCATCTTCTTATGCTCGTGCCTAAAGGTGTTGAGCAAGCTGTATTCATCGGTTTTGCTTTTAAGTGCTTCAAACAAATAGTTGTAAGATTCTTGTATGTGCCAAAGGCCCAGGAATCTGCTATTATTTATTTTTTCGATTTTGTAGAGTGGCATTTGATAACTGACTGGAAACTTGCTTCTTTGCTTAAAATTTAAAAATAATCATTATTTCATGGGCAAAGTTAACGTTTCCAAACTCAAAACCTTTACCGGACATAATGATTGTGTTTATACCCTGGAGAGAACCCAGTATGATCATATTTTCTTTTCTGGTGCTGGCGATGGAATGGTAGTGTATTGGAACCTGGCCGAATCAGAGAATGGTAAGCTCATAGCCCAACTTCCAAATTCTATCTACGCCTTACATTATATGCCTACCAGAAATTTGCTGGCAGTGGGTCATAATTATGATGGGATTCATTTAATAGACTGGGAAAATAAGAAGGAAACAGGATCATTAAAGCTAACAGACGAAGCCATTTTTGATATTGATTCTTATAAGGATCATTTGATTGTGGCTGATAAGAAGGGCACCGTAACTATAATCAATATCGATGAGCTGCGGATAGTTTATAAAATTCATTCCAGTGATTATAGCGCACGCTGCATTGCTGTAAGTGAAGACCTGAATGAAATGGCCGTTGGTTTTAGCGATCATAAAATCAGGGTTTACTCTCTGGAAGACTTCAGTTTGAAGTACGAGCTGTCTGGTCATGATAATTCTATTTTCACTTTGAAGTACTCGCCTGACAATCAGCTTTTAATGAGTGCGGGAAGAGATGCTCATTTGAAAATTTGGGATATCAAAGCAGGATATTTATTGTTAGAAGATATAGTGGCCCATATGTATGCCATTAACCACCTGGATTTTAGCCCGGATGGTAAACATTTTGTAACTTGTAGCATGGATAAATCCATAAAAGTTTGGGACACTCATACTTTTAAATTGTTGAAGGTAATAGATAAAGCCAGACATGCAGGGCATGGTACTTCCGTGAATAAGTTACTATGGTCTAATCATAATAATCTTTTGGTAAGTGCAGGAGACGACAGGGCAATATCAGTATGGGATATTCAGTTTAATAATTAATAGTTGGTTTAACTACAATTTTGTGCTATGAAAATTACACCGTTAGAGATAAGACAAAAAACATTTGAGAAAGCCTTTAGGGGGCTGGATAAAGATGAGGTGAATGCGTTTTTGGTCACTATGTCTCAGGAATGGGAAAAACTGGTAGATGAGAATAAAGAACTTAAGATAAAGTTAGAGTCTTCTGAAAAAGAAGTGGAGAAGCTTAGAGAAGTAGAGAACTCTTTATTCAAAACGCTTAAAACAGCGGAAGATACCGGAGCCAATATGATAGACCAGGCTACTAAAACAGCTGAGCTACACCTGAGAGAAACTCAGATGAAAGCAGAGGCTATTTTGAATGACGCCAAAACCAGAGCGAAGGACATAATGGAGGAGGCCGAGATAAAGTCCAGAACCACTATTGATGACATGGAGTCTGAGGTGAAATCATTGGCTCATATGTACCGAACACTAGAAAATGCCAAGGATGATCTTCTTTCAGATATAAAAACATTTGCTACTGAGTCATTAGAAAAAGTAGAGCGAGTAAAGGCTCAGAAAAAGAAGTTTAATATAGAAGAAGAGATGCTTCGTATTAAAAGAGAGTCTGTTGATAAAGCTGCCAAAAGTGCCCTTAAGTTTGAAAAGGAAACTTTAGATGAGATTAAGCTGGAAGTAATAGCCCCAAAAATTGAACCTAGGGTAGAAATAAAACACAAACCTCAGGAGGAGGTACAAGCGCCAAAGGAAGAAGTACCCGAAGAACCTAAAGTAGAAGAGGAAGAGATTGCTACTATGGAAATTCAGGAGGAAACTCAGGAAGAGGAGCAAGCAATAGCATCAGCAGAAGTAGAAGAGGAGTCATTTGAGGAAATTGAAGAAGCTGAGGAAGAAGAGGTAGTTGAAAAAGTGGAAATTGTGGAGAAGGAAGTGGTTTTTGAAATCAAAAAAGAGGAGCCTGAAGAAGAGCCTGCTACCATAGAGCCACCAGTAAAGAATAATAAAGTTAAAGATAATAAGAGTACATCTTTCTTTGATGACATTGAGTAATGGGGAAAATTCAACTGAAGGGGCTGAGGTTTAAAGCATACCACGGCTACTATGATGAGGAGCGTCAGAAGGGAAATCAATTCGAAGTAAATATTTCAGTAAAAACCATCTTCAAGCAGGCATCAGAACATGACGATCTTGAAGGTACGGTTGACTACGAGCACCTTTACAGGATTATTAAGGAGGAAATGGAAATCTCCTCTAAACTACTTGAACATGTGGTGAAAAGAATTTCAGATAGAGTAATGTCTGAGATTGCAGCTGTGAAGAAAGTAAAGGTTTCCTTGTCCAAATTTAACCCTCCCTTCGGAGGCGATTGCCGTGAGGCGGTAGTAACTATTAAGGCTAGCCGAGACTAGATTTTAGGGAGCTCTTCACCTGCTTTTACGAAAGTAAATCCTCTGGCATCTGCGCCTTCATAGAAGTCTACTTCAAGGCCGAGCAGATACATGGTCTCTCTTTTTTGCACAAGTACAGTTACACCATCTTGTAGATATTCCAGGTCTGTATCTTTCTTTTGGTCAAACCCAAGCATGTAGGTGAATCCAGCGCAGCCACCGGCTCCTTTAATGCCAATGCGAAGAGAATAACCTTCAGGGATATTCTTGTTATCCATAATATTCTTCACTTCTTCTACCGCTTTAGCCGTAAGGGTTACAGGCACTAATCCATCCATGATTATCTGTGTTTTGTTTATCCTACTGTAAACTTAGAAAAGAAAAAATTAATTTCTGAATAGCTTATTTTTAAATAATTCGGAGGCAATTATCTCAGTTTTAAAATAATTTCGTTGTAAACTCATTGAATTAATTAATTTAGAGACTGAACTATAAAAACTTATGGAATTAGTTATTGAATTCGCTAAACTACTGATACCGGCTGCTATAGTTTTATATGCTATGTATCTGGTGGTGAAGTCTTTTTTAGATAAAGAAATCGCAAAACAAAGCCTTGAAGTGAGAGGCAAAAGTATAGAGACAGTGCTTCCCAACAGGTTGCATGCCTACGAAAGGGTATGTCTATTTCTTGAGAGAATCACTTTAAATAACCTTATTCCACGTTTGAATAATGGTCAATACACAGCCCGTGAGTTTCAGCATATTATGATCAATGAAATTCGCGAGGAGTACAATCATAACGTGTCTCAGCAGCTTTACATGAGCAACGAGGTTTGGGAAATGGTGAAAAGTGCCAAGGAAGAACTTATTACTCTAATCAATGAGTCTGTTGCCGAAATGAAGCCCGAGGCTACTAACCTGGATCTTGCCAGACATCTGTTTGAAAAAGCAGCTCATCTGCCAGATGATAAGATTCAAGTTACTTTGCTTACTTTGAAGAATGAGATAAGACAAGCGTTTTAAAAAATGGCTGCAGAAGGAAATAAGTTTTTTAAGAAGGCACAGCGCATGGCTGCTGAAATGATTCAAAATAGAGGTAAGCTCAATGATTTATTGAGTAACTCTGTGGAGAAGATTCAAACTTATTTATCTAAAAACAATGAAAGTCAGCCTTTACAAAGAGCCCTTACTATTGTAAGGATGGTACGGGCTTATATTAATGGCAGCTACAGAGATGTTCAGAGGAAGAATATTCTTCTAGCTATAGCGGCGCTGGTCTATTTTGTGATGCCCATCGATTTAATGCCTGATTTTATTCCTATTACTGGTCTTGTAGATGATTTTGGAATTATGCTTTGGGTGTACAAACAGCTGCAGGAAGAAGTGGATGCTTTTTTAGCCTGGGAGGATACTCAGAATAACATTGCCTAGCAAAATGCTGTTTTACCAGGCATGAACAATATCCCAAAGTCAGCCCTGGTTTTTGGTAGCACTGGCCTTATTGGCCATCATTTGTTGCAAGCCTTACTTTCAGATGAATATTATGATAAGGTATATGCGGTGAGCCGTAAGCCTATTCTTAATGACTCACCCAAACTGATAACTATCCTGGCCGATTTTGAAAATGTAGAAGAAAGGGTTCAAGGTCTGGAGTTTGATGATGTTTATTGCTGCCTGGGCACCACCATTAAAAAAGCGGGAAGCAAGGAGCAGTTTCGAAAGATTGACTATGAATACCCTCTAAAAGTAGCTGAGATGCTTCCTGCAAAAAAGGACGTTCAGTTTCTGATTGTCTCTGCCATGGGCGCTAAAAGTTCTTCGAAGATATTTTACAGCCAGGTGAAAGGTGAAGTGGAAGATGCTTTGAAGCTAATCAAGTTCAAAGCTTTACATATATTTAGGCCCTCTTTATTGTTGGGTGATAGGGAAGAAAAAAGAGCGACAGAAAAAATTGCTATAATACTTTTTAAGGTGTTTGAATTTGCCTTTGTAGGGCCATTAAAGAAGTATAAAGGAATTGAAGCTAAAAAGGTAGCCGAGGCTATGTATGCTTCAGCAAAAAAGAACTTATTGGGGCTACATGTCCATGAATCAATAGAAATAGAAAACATAGTTTAATGGTTGCAGTAATTCAGCGTGTTACCGAGTCATCGGTGAAGATAGAAGGAGAGGTAAAGGGAGAAATAGGCTTAGGACTTACCATACTTTTGGGTATAGAGGAGGCTGACAATCAGGAGGATATAGAGTGGTTAAGTCGGAAGATAACTAACATGCGCATTTTTAATGATGACGAAGGTGTAATGAATAAAAGTGTGCAGGATGTTGAGGGAGATATATTGCTGATTAGTCAATTTACGCTTCATGCCAGTACTAAGAAAGGAAATAGGCCATCATATATAAAGGCCGCCAAGCCGGACGTGGCCATTCCACTTTATGAACAGTTCATAAAGCAAGTGGAGGCGGACCTGGGTAAATCAGTACAGACTGGTGAGTTTGGAGCGGATATGAAGGTTTCTCTGGTTAATGATGGCCCTGTAACTATTATTATTGATACAAAGGATAAGAAATGACCCTGGAAGAAGCTCAGAAGATCGTAGATGAATGGATTAACACCACTGGTGTGAGGTACTTTAATGAACTGACCAACACTGCCATTCTCACAGAGGAAGTAGGGGAGGTTGCTCGTATTATGGCCAGAAGATATGGCGAACAATCCGAAAAGGAATCTGATAAGAATAAGGACCTTGGCGATGAAATGGCTGATGTGCTATGGGTGCTCATCTGCCTGGCTAACCAAACCGGGATAGATCTTACCGAGGCTTTTAAAAAGAACCTTGAAAAGAAATCTATCCGCGATAAAGATAGACATAAGAATAATGAGAAGTTGAAGTAATTAAGCGCTCAGGCAGATTTCGCCATCTCTAATTACTGGCACTACATCATATTCATCCATTTTCATGCAAAACTCAATGTCCTCATGTATGTTGAGGTTATTCAATCTTTTAGCATGAGAAGAGCCTTTGATAACATCAAGCAACTGAGCTTCAGAGTATTCGAAGGCTGTGTGTGCGAAAAGCGGTGCATCGCATTCATTTACGAACTCGCCTTTCAGCCTTTTTACCAAGGCTCCTGCGAATAATGAATCTTCCATATTCACTTTACCTTTCCAGCCAGCACAGAAGATCAGAGCGTCTTTGTCCTGCTTTTTTAGGTAGTCAGCCACAGCTGATATGTTTAAGAAAGATCCAATGATGATTTCAGCCGCTTCGGCAGATTTTTCTATGGCTACGGTGCCATTGGTGGTGGTAACGGCCACTTTCTGGTTTTTAACATTCTCCGCCATATAGTCGAAAGGAGAATTGCCCAAATCAAAGCCTTCTACCTTAATGCCATTTCTTTCTCCGGCAATGAAATATCCTTGCTCACGCATTTTAATGCAGGCATCTCTATCCGCAAAAGGACGGATGGCCTTTACCCCGTGTGCTATGCCGGTAGTCATGCAAGAGGTGGCGCGCAGAATATCTACGATCACCACCACTTTACCTTTTAGATCAAATAAGTGTATAAGCTCAGGGCTTAAACAGACATCTATTTTTTTCATATATGACTCTTAGATCAGAGGTAATTTGTTTACAACGGCCTTTAAAGCCTTATTTCGTACTGATATGAAAATCTCTGACCCGCTTGTAGCAAATTCTTTCTCCACATAACCTAGACCAATTCCCTGACCTAGCGTTGGAGACATGGTGCCTGAAGTTACTTTTCCAATTACCTTACCTTCACTATCATGGATTTCGTAGTCTTTTCTAGGAATACCTTTGTCTTCCATTTTAAAGCCTACAAGCTTTTTAGTTACACCTTCTTCTTTTTGTGCTTTCAAAGCTTCAGAGTT
This genomic interval carries:
- a CDS encoding redoxin domain-containing protein, with the translated sequence MKKLIVLILALCSFQAFSQEVSNFTLKNVTDGSNTSLTDYKSSKGVVVIFTSNVCPYSVYYEGRITQLIAEYESKGLSFILINSHVEDKESATEMANKISTWGLKVPYLADKDQSVMNAFHASKSPEVFLLKNNGGYFSVFYQGAIDNNPQVATDVKDQYLKANIDNLLSGKAATKGGRPIGCMVKRG
- a CDS encoding acyl-CoA carboxylase subunit beta, which produces MNIEFNKNEDHLKQLIYQLEKKEEKTKLGGGEKKIAKQHEKGKLTARERISYLVDEGSEPLEIGLLAGNDMYAEVGGCPSGGVVTVIGMVQGRTCVIVANDATVKAGAWFPITAKKNMRAQEVAMENRLPIIYLVDSAGVFLPMQNEIFPDKEHFGRQFRNNAKMSAMGIVQIAAIMGSCVAGGAYLPIMSDEAMIVDKTGSIFLAGSYLVKAAIGESIDNEALGGATTHCEISGVTDNKFDNDEACLDYIKSIFDKIGDDEKAGFSRVEAVEPEKPEDILGTVPKDRTTPYDVKDVIKHLVDGGEYDEYKGLYGKTIVCAYARIDGWAVGIVANQRKVVKSKQGEMQMGGVIYSDSADKAARFIMNCNQRKIPLVFLQDVSGFMVGSKAEHGGIIKDGAKMVNAMANSTVPKFTIVMGNSYGAGNYAMCGKAYDPRLIYAWPTSQIAVMSGASAAKTLLQIKVATLKAQGKEITPEEEETLLKEITDKYNEELSPYYAASRLWVDGIIDPRETRRVISTGIDAANHAPVEKFNVGVIQT
- a CDS encoding 4'-phosphopantetheinyl transferase family protein, with product MPLYKIEKINNSRFLGLWHIQESYNYLFEALKSKTDEYSLLNTFRHEHKKMEWLAGRLTLMAMCEQLNLPYHGVIKNEHGKPFLKNSSVEISLSHSYPYVSILLDLKEDVGIDLEQKKEKLMRVQHKFLDEKEVEDADNSIEKLGVYWCAKEALYKIYSSKNLSFKDHIRVEPFTLELIGTVFGKIIVNGITKSYKLEYRVEENYILAFNI
- a CDS encoding transglutaminase-like domain-containing protein, whose product is MKQEEIKALVSLLDDEDAEIIAHVEQKIISLGGSMIPMLENEWESNLNPSVQSRIEDLIHTLQYDLLQERLQKWFAQDDGDLLEGMWLVATYQYPDLELTKLRQDFEQIYYDAWLEFKSDVHPYDQVKLLNSVLFNKLKFGANTKNFHSPSNSMINIVLESRKGNPISLCVLYMLVARKLKMPVYGVNLPNLFILTYKSEIDGVDQFYINAFNRGLIFSKDDIDNYIHELRINPQDSFYEPCDNREIVLRSLRNLVVSFDKIGDHAKSEEIKTLLESLGDHGHLGI
- the folB gene encoding dihydroneopterin aldolase is translated as MGKIQLKGLRFKAYHGYYDEERQKGNQFEVNISVKTIFKQASEHDDLEGTVDYEHLYRIIKEEMEISSKLLEHVVKRISDRVMSEIAAVKKVKVSLSKFNPPFGGDCREAVVTIKASRD
- a CDS encoding HesB/IscA family protein; translation: MDGLVPVTLTAKAVEEVKNIMDNKNIPEGYSLRIGIKGAGGCAGFTYMLGFDQKKDTDLEYLQDGVTVLVQKRETMYLLGLEVDFYEGADARGFTFVKAGEELPKI
- a CDS encoding DivIVA domain-containing protein; translation: MKITPLEIRQKTFEKAFRGLDKDEVNAFLVTMSQEWEKLVDENKELKIKLESSEKEVEKLREVENSLFKTLKTAEDTGANMIDQATKTAELHLRETQMKAEAILNDAKTRAKDIMEEAEIKSRTTIDDMESEVKSLAHMYRTLENAKDDLLSDIKTFATESLEKVERVKAQKKKFNIEEEMLRIKRESVDKAAKSALKFEKETLDEIKLEVIAPKIEPRVEIKHKPQEEVQAPKEEVPEEPKVEEEEIATMEIQEETQEEEQAIASAEVEEESFEEIEEAEEEEVVEKVEIVEKEVVFEIKKEEPEEEPATIEPPVKNNKVKDNKSTSFFDDIE
- a CDS encoding N-acetylmuramoyl-L-alanine amidase family protein → MCKVIGITFKKRKIVKNIAIVFLLLAITLLTSSTPIRRTDFKVRTVVIDAGHGGHDPGTHGSSTKEKDLVLAVALKVGGYIEEYLPDVKVIYTRDDDTFVPLKGRAEIANKNKADVFISIHANSLPDNVSADRKSRIRGTETYVMGAQNTGRNLEVAKRENSVIMLEEDYEKTYGFDPKSPESYILFSLTQSAFQEKSIYLATQIENQFKQRAGRNSLGVKQSSLYVLWSTAMPSVLVEIGYLSNTTEEKQLNDASVQGNIASGIFRAFRDYKNEIESLNK
- a CDS encoding WD40 repeat domain-containing protein, which gives rise to MGKVNVSKLKTFTGHNDCVYTLERTQYDHIFFSGAGDGMVVYWNLAESENGKLIAQLPNSIYALHYMPTRNLLAVGHNYDGIHLIDWENKKETGSLKLTDEAIFDIDSYKDHLIVADKKGTVTIINIDELRIVYKIHSSDYSARCIAVSEDLNEMAVGFSDHKIRVYSLEDFSLKYELSGHDNSIFTLKYSPDNQLLMSAGRDAHLKIWDIKAGYLLLEDIVAHMYAINHLDFSPDGKHFVTCSMDKSIKVWDTHTFKLLKVIDKARHAGHGTSVNKLLWSNHNNLLVSAGDDRAISVWDIQFNN
- a CDS encoding MlaD family protein, whose protein sequence is MKISKELKVGVFMMFSIAILYLGFNYLKGVDFFSSNSKYYAVYDNVDGLTPSNPIFINGFVVGRVSSIKLLQNYNDQVLVEMDIDGDITLGDSAIAKLNSDFLGNKSILLSTGNVDKPLMPGDTLIAILDKGIADILAESAQPVANNLEATIKKINSILDNLNGNSQKINRMMDGFERTPVVLNATIVEVKQRLGSINETFDEVGSQLNSTLAQAEPMLSNLTQFSDSLKRLELNETVRKANEAVGNLNEAVKQFTQNDGTLGKLINEDSLYNNLNNTVRSLDALIIHLDTQPKDFLSPFGRKKSKIEKNRREAAED